One Podarcis muralis chromosome 1, rPodMur119.hap1.1, whole genome shotgun sequence genomic window carries:
- the ZBTB42 gene encoding zinc finger and BTB domain-containing protein 42 isoform X2, giving the protein MEFPDHSRQLLQCLSQQRHQGFLCDCTVLVGDAQFRAHRAVLASCSMYFHLFYRDQLDKRDIVHLNSDIVTAPAFGLLLEFMYQGKLEFSSLPVEDVLAAASYLHMYDIVKVCKGKLKDKELCVDEKTNGSGGAHLEKDARVLDDGVPLGHGEFSPGEKYKMIAAEYERSAGKDKGSSYPGWSPDLAGSVLGEAELDTVAAEKARANVSSLAGPASQRPPRHPLALREAECALDLSFKPLSGRDGFQPSYIFGQLAADGPPRQGSEPFVKDEEESLSDGEDGEERGLESQGFGNSGQSLALGLGTMFVASNGDAPVTPEEDVDQEREASEDDMASSDVSSSGVVVPTGHICICPLCSKVFPSPHVLQLHLSSHFRDKDGSRTRLSPDGSVPTCTLCGKTFSCMYTLKRHERTHSGEKPYTCGQCGKSFQYSHNLSRHAVVHTREKPHGCKWCERRFTQSGDLYRHIRKFHCGLVKSLVV; this is encoded by the coding sequence ATGGAGTTTCCAGACCATAGCCGGCAGTTGCTGCAGTGTCTGAGTCAGCAGCGTCACCAGGGCTTCCTGTGTGACTGCACTGTTTTAGTTGGAGACGCTCAGTTCCGAGCCCACAGAGCGGTCCTCGCCTCTTGCAGCATGTACTTCCATCTTTTCTACAGGGACCAGCTAGACAAAAGGGACATTGTGCATCTGAACAGTGACATCGTCACCGCCCCGGCCTTCGGCTTGCTCCTCGAATTCATGTACCAAGGCAAGCTGGAGTTCAGCAGCCTCCCGGTCGAGGATGTGCTCGCCGCAGCCAGCTATCTACACATGTACGACATTGTGAAAGTCTGCAAGGGCAAGCTGAAAGATAAGGAATTGTGCGTGGACGAGAAGACGAACGGCAGCGGCGGGGCCCATTTGGAGAAGGACGCCCGGGTCCTGGATGACGGAGTACCCTTGGGGCACGGCGAGTTCAGCCCCGGAGAGAAATACAAAATGATTGCTGCAGAATATGAACGTTCTGCTGGAAAGGATAAGGGCAGCAGTTACCCAGGCTGGTCTCCCGATCTCGCCGGCTCCGTGTTAGGCGAGGCAGAATTGGACACCGTGGCAGCTGAAAAAGCAAGGGCGAATGTCAGCAGTTTGGCGGGACCTGCGTCCCAAAGACCTCCTCGCCACCCCTTGGCTTTGAGGGAGGCCGAGTGTGCTTTAGACCTGTCTTTCAAGCCCCTGTCAGGGCGAGATGGCTTCCAGCCTTCCTACATCTTTGGGCAGCTGGCTGCCGACGGGCCACCGCGGCAGGGGAGCGAGCCCTTTGTCAAAGACGAAGAAGAGTCTCTGTCGGACGGGGAAGACGGTGAGGAGAGGGGCCTAGAAAGCCAGGGCTTTGGGAATTCTGGCCAGAGCCTGGCCCTAGGGCTGGGGACCATGTTTGTTGCCAGCAACGGGGACGCTCCCGTGACGCCGGAGGAAGACGTCGACCAGGAGCGGGAGGCGAGCGAGGACGACATGGCCTCTTCCGACGTCTCATCCTCGGGGGTCGTGGTGCCAACTGGGCACATTTGCATCTGCCCGCTCTGCAGCAAAGTCTTCCCCAGCCCGCACGTCCTGCAGCTCCACCTCAGCTCCCACTTCCGAGACAAGGACGGCTCTCGGACCAGGCTCTCTCCGGACGGGTCGGTGCCCACCTGTACTCTGTGCGGCAAGACCTTCTCCTGCATGTACACGCTGAAGAGGCACGAGAGGACTCACTCCGGGGAGAAGCCGTACACCTGCGGCCAGTGCGGCAAGAGCTTCCAGTACTCCCATAACCTCAGCCGCCACGCAGTGGTGCACACCAGAGAGAAGCCGCACGGCTGCAAGTGGTGCGAGAGACGCTTCACGCAGTCCGGGGATTTGTACAGACACATCCGCAAATTTCATTGTGGCCTTGTAAAGTCACTGGTGGTTTGA
- the ZBTB42 gene encoding zinc finger and BTB domain-containing protein 42 isoform X1, protein MSPSTPCSAAVQGYEGRMEFPDHSRQLLQCLSQQRHQGFLCDCTVLVGDAQFRAHRAVLASCSMYFHLFYRDQLDKRDIVHLNSDIVTAPAFGLLLEFMYQGKLEFSSLPVEDVLAAASYLHMYDIVKVCKGKLKDKELCVDEKTNGSGGAHLEKDARVLDDGVPLGHGEFSPGEKYKMIAAEYERSAGKDKGSSYPGWSPDLAGSVLGEAELDTVAAEKARANVSSLAGPASQRPPRHPLALREAECALDLSFKPLSGRDGFQPSYIFGQLAADGPPRQGSEPFVKDEEESLSDGEDGEERGLESQGFGNSGQSLALGLGTMFVASNGDAPVTPEEDVDQEREASEDDMASSDVSSSGVVVPTGHICICPLCSKVFPSPHVLQLHLSSHFRDKDGSRTRLSPDGSVPTCTLCGKTFSCMYTLKRHERTHSGEKPYTCGQCGKSFQYSHNLSRHAVVHTREKPHGCKWCERRFTQSGDLYRHIRKFHCGLVKSLVV, encoded by the exons ATGAGCCCTTCAACCCCCTGCTCAGCAGCTGTTCAAG GTTATGAAGGAAGAATGGAGTTTCCAGACCATAGCCGGCAGTTGCTGCAGTGTCTGAGTCAGCAGCGTCACCAGGGCTTCCTGTGTGACTGCACTGTTTTAGTTGGAGACGCTCAGTTCCGAGCCCACAGAGCGGTCCTCGCCTCTTGCAGCATGTACTTCCATCTTTTCTACAGGGACCAGCTAGACAAAAGGGACATTGTGCATCTGAACAGTGACATCGTCACCGCCCCGGCCTTCGGCTTGCTCCTCGAATTCATGTACCAAGGCAAGCTGGAGTTCAGCAGCCTCCCGGTCGAGGATGTGCTCGCCGCAGCCAGCTATCTACACATGTACGACATTGTGAAAGTCTGCAAGGGCAAGCTGAAAGATAAGGAATTGTGCGTGGACGAGAAGACGAACGGCAGCGGCGGGGCCCATTTGGAGAAGGACGCCCGGGTCCTGGATGACGGAGTACCCTTGGGGCACGGCGAGTTCAGCCCCGGAGAGAAATACAAAATGATTGCTGCAGAATATGAACGTTCTGCTGGAAAGGATAAGGGCAGCAGTTACCCAGGCTGGTCTCCCGATCTCGCCGGCTCCGTGTTAGGCGAGGCAGAATTGGACACCGTGGCAGCTGAAAAAGCAAGGGCGAATGTCAGCAGTTTGGCGGGACCTGCGTCCCAAAGACCTCCTCGCCACCCCTTGGCTTTGAGGGAGGCCGAGTGTGCTTTAGACCTGTCTTTCAAGCCCCTGTCAGGGCGAGATGGCTTCCAGCCTTCCTACATCTTTGGGCAGCTGGCTGCCGACGGGCCACCGCGGCAGGGGAGCGAGCCCTTTGTCAAAGACGAAGAAGAGTCTCTGTCGGACGGGGAAGACGGTGAGGAGAGGGGCCTAGAAAGCCAGGGCTTTGGGAATTCTGGCCAGAGCCTGGCCCTAGGGCTGGGGACCATGTTTGTTGCCAGCAACGGGGACGCTCCCGTGACGCCGGAGGAAGACGTCGACCAGGAGCGGGAGGCGAGCGAGGACGACATGGCCTCTTCCGACGTCTCATCCTCGGGGGTCGTGGTGCCAACTGGGCACATTTGCATCTGCCCGCTCTGCAGCAAAGTCTTCCCCAGCCCGCACGTCCTGCAGCTCCACCTCAGCTCCCACTTCCGAGACAAGGACGGCTCTCGGACCAGGCTCTCTCCGGACGGGTCGGTGCCCACCTGTACTCTGTGCGGCAAGACCTTCTCCTGCATGTACACGCTGAAGAGGCACGAGAGGACTCACTCCGGGGAGAAGCCGTACACCTGCGGCCAGTGCGGCAAGAGCTTCCAGTACTCCCATAACCTCAGCCGCCACGCAGTGGTGCACACCAGAGAGAAGCCGCACGGCTGCAAGTGGTGCGAGAGACGCTTCACGCAGTCCGGGGATTTGTACAGACACATCCGCAAATTTCATTGTGGCCTTGTAAAGTCACTGGTGGTTTGA